The DNA sequence TGATTTGGCGAGTACGTTTGCAGTTATCGGGCCCAAAAAAATAGATTAATAATAACCGGATGTTATCGGGATGTTTGCGCGAGGGGACGGGACGGTGCTGCAATAAACGTTGCAGCCGATGCGCGGCGAAACGTGTGGTCTAAGCCCGCGAGAGATGAGGGAAGAAGAGGATGTCAATATTTGTTGATTGTGCAACAAATATGGATAGGGGCGTTGCTGATGCGGCTAAATCACGAGAGGGGGATGGCGCCATGGGGGGGAGCGCTGCAACCGGCCGATAATGAACCGGTCTGCGACATTGTGCCGTTTGTTGCGATACGGCCGCTACGGGATAAGGCGAGTCAAGAGACGTTGCTCTCCCCGGAGAGGCCGAGTATCCTGACGGCATTATCCCGTGTGGCCGCGGCAACGGTTTCCGGCGTGTTGTTTTTGGCCGCTGCGAGGGCGAGCAGGGTCTCGACCATCCAGGCCGGCTGGTTGGCGCTCCCCCGGTGGCCCTGGGGGGACAGGTCGGGGGCGTCGGTTTCCAGGACCAGCTGTTCCAGCGGGACCTCCCTGGCGAGGCGCAGGGGGCGCACCGCGCCTGGCCAGGTCAGGGTGCCGGAGAGGGAGATGAGGAAGCCGAGGCGGATAAACTCCCGCGCCATCTCCGGCGACCCGGAGAAGGCGTGCATGATCCCTCCCACCCGATCGGCCCGTTCCTCCCGCATGATCTGCACGGTCCGCTGGAAGGCCCGGCGGCAGTGCACCAGCACCGGGAGTCCCCGGGAGGCGGCCAGCCTGAGCTGCCCGCGGAATGCGGCTTCCTGGATTTCGAGGGGGACGGGGTACGTCGGGTCCAGGCCGATCTCGCCGATGGCAACGCTGCCGGCGGCCAGCCGGGCCAGGGCGGAGAGGGCGTCATCGTCCGCCAGAGCGGCATGCATGGGATGGATGCCGACGGCGGGCAGGATCTCATGGTGCGCTGCCGCCAATGCCCGGATCCGCTGCCAGCCGTCGGGATGCACCCCGGGCACCACGAACCGGGTCACCCCGGCCCGGCGCGCCGCCGCAAGCGCCTGGGGCAGGTGCGGGGCAAGCGGCTCCAGGTCCAGGTGGCAGTGGGTGTCGATCAATCCCGCGTGAGCTTCGGATTGCAAATATGGCTGATTCGGATACACTGGACTGCATTCTCCCGGAGCGCCCATGACCAACGATCACCCCCCTGAACTCTCCATCATTGTGCCGGTTCTCAACGAGGCCGCCTACGTGGCGCCCCTGTTCGCCACCCTTGCCGCCCAACAGGGCATCCGTTTCGAATTGATCCTCTGCGACGGCGGTTCGGAGGACGGCACCCCCCAGCGGGCCGCCCGCCTGGCCCGGCAGGTGCCGTTTGCAACAGAGGTCGTCCCGGCGCCCCGCGGTCGCGGCCGCCAGATGAATGCCGGTGCCGTGGTTGCCCGCGCCGATACGCTGCTGTTTCTGCACGCCGATTCGACGTTCGCCGCGGCTGATGCCCTGGCCCGCGGAGTCGCGGCGCTGCGGGCCAGGCAGGCCGCCGCCGGGTGCCATGAGGTCGCCGGGCGTTTTGCCCTGCGTTTCCACCGGAGTGACGCCACGCCATCCCCGGCCTATTTCTTCTACGAGGCCAAGGCGCGCCTCGACCGCCCGGAGTGCATCCGGGGCGACCAGGGCTTCATGCTGCCCCGCCCGTTCTTCCGGTCTCTGGGCGGTTTTGACGAGCAGATGCCCTTTCTGGAGGACCTCCGCCTCGCGGATGCGGTGGCGGCGCGGTGCGACTGGCTGCTCCTCCCCGCCGAGATCGGCACCTCGGCCCGCCGCTTTGAAGCGGAAGGGCTGTGGGAGCGGCAGGTGCTGAACGCCATCATCGTCAACTGCCTGGTGGCCGGCTGGACGGAGTTCTTCACCACCCTTTCCGGGCTGTACCGCTTCGACGCCTATACCGGCCGGCTCTCGCTCCACCCGATCCTGGACGGCATCCGCACCCTGCTCGCGTGCCGGTCGGGGGAGTGGCGCCGCTCCTTTTGGCGCATTACCGGCCGCCATGTGGCCGCCAACGCCTGGCAGATCTTCTTCTGGCTGGATACCCGCCGCGCCTTTTCCCGGGGGAAGGGGCCGGGAGAGGTTGCGCCTTGTTGGCTTCGGCTGTACGAGCGGCGCCTGAAGCCGCTCTTCGGCACCCTCCCCGCGGCCCTGGCGGCAGCAGGGTTGGTCCGGCTCTGGTTCGGCTTCATGCTCATGCGCCCTTTGCAGGGAGCGGCTACAAAAACCAGGCAAACAGGTTGACCAGCTTCTCCAGCAGCTGAGACAGCTTGCCCCGGCGCTCGTGGTCTGCAAGGGTGATGGCCCGCGAATCCCGGAAGTCCTGCTCCAGCATCCGGGCGATCTGTTTGCCGAAGGAGTTGTTGTCGACGATGCAGTTGATCTCGAAATTGCGGTGGAAGCTGCGCTGGTCCAGGTTGGCCGAGCCGATCACCGTCCGTTCGCCGTCGATCAGCATGACCTTGGCGTGCAGCACCTCCCGCTCCACCTCGCAGATCTCGATGCCCGCCTTGAGCAAGGCCGTATAGTAGCTGCGCCCTACCAGCCGCATCAGCGGCACGTCGCTTTTTGCCGAGAGCAGGATGCGCACCCGCACGCCGCGCCGGACCGCCCGTAGCAGGGAACGAACGATGCGCGGGCCGGGAACGAAGTAGGGGGTGACGATGAGGACGCTTTCCGAGGCGGAGGTGATGGCGGCCAGAAAGGCGCTGCGTATGTAGGATCTGCGGTGGTGCGGCCCCCCGCTGACGATGATGACGTTGGCCCGTCCGGGGCGGGGTGCGCCCGGGTCCCTGCCGCCGGTGGGAACCCGGGGCGGTTCGTCCCGTTCCATCTGCCAGGTTTCGGAAAAGATGCGTTCCAGTTCATGGACGGCGCAGCCGGTGATGCTGAAACCCACGTCGCGGAATTTGACAGGGCTCGAGACCAGACCGGCGTATTCGTCGCCGATGTTGAATCCTCCCAGAAATGCCCGGCGGCCGTCGATGATGGCCATCTTGCGGTGGTCGCGTTTGTCGAACCAGTGGATGCCCCGCTTGAATGAGGGCACGTTGAAGGAGAGGGGCTTGATGCCGTGCCGGGCCAGGTCCCTGAAGTAGGCGGAGGGGGTCTCGACGCAGCCGATGTAATCGTAGATCAGGAACACCGGCACGCCCCTTTGCTGTGCATCGAGGAGTTCGGCGGCAAAGGCGGAGCCGGTGGTGTCGTTGCGGATCAGATAATATTCCAGGAGGATGTACCGCTCCGCCGAGCGGATGGCGCCGAAGAGCGCCCGGAAAAAATCAGGGCCATCCGGGTGGAGCACGACCCGGTTGCGCCGGTAGGTGACCGGCTGGCCCACGAAGCGGATATGCCGGAACAGGCGCAACATCCGCACCAGGCGCTTGTTATGCCGAATGGGAGCACCCTTAGCCATGATACCCCGCCTCGCATCCCGTCTTCGCAGCATCTTTGCCCCGGCCTCAATCGCAAAATCCGTAGGCGTTGACCCTGCTACGCCTGCGGTTTTGCTCAATCGGCCAAGTCAAATCTGCCGCAAATCCGGGCGCGGTACTCGCAGCAGTTATTTACGGACAAGCTCATTGATTTGGAATCGGTATTATTCGACAGTAACGCTCATCCGCCCCACGCCCGTGATCTCGGCAACCATGCCGTCCCCCGGCTGGACCCGGCCCACGCCGGCGGGGGTGCCGGTGAGGATCACGTCCCCCTCTTCCAGCGTAAAGATAGTGGAGAGATAGCTGATGATCCGGGCCACCGGATTGATCATCAGGCCGGTGGAGCCGTTCTGGCGTTCTGCGCCGTTGAGCAGCAGCCTGATGGTCAGGTCCTGCGGATCGGGAACCTGCGCCGCCGGGGTAAATGCCGACAAGGGGCAGGAGGTGTCGAACCCCTTGGCGATCTCCCAGGGCAGCCCCTTCTTCTTGAGGGTGTCCTGCACATCCCGCAGGGTCATGTCGATGGCGACCCCATAGCCGGCCACATGGGACAGTGCCTCGGCCTCGGGGATATCCTTGCCGTCCGTGCCGATCAATACCGCCAGTTCCGCCTCGTAATGGCATGCCGTGCTGTAGGGGGGGATGACCACGGTGCCGCCGTCGTCCACCACCGCGGTGGCCGGCTTCAGGAAGACCACCGGCGCCGCCGGGGTCTCGTTCCCCAGCTCCTTGATGTGGTCCACGTAGTTGCGGCCGATGCAGAGGATCTTGCCGATCAGGTATTCATTGTCCGTGGCGGGTATCTTTGCGGTTTTCATAGCAGACTCTCTCCTGTCATCTCCGTGGGTTGGGCCAGGCCCAACATCTTCAGCATGGTCGGCGCGATGTCGGCCAGCCGGCCCCCTTCGCGCAACACGGCATCTTTGCGGCTGTCGTCCACCAGGAGCAGCCACACCGGGTTGGTGGTGTGGGCCGTGAACGGCTCGCCGTTGTCGTCCGCCATCTGCTCGGCGTTGCCGTGGTCGGCCGTGATCAGCGCCGCGCCCCCTTTTTCCCGCACCTTGGCCACGATCCTGCCCACGCAGTCGTCAACGACCGTGACCGCCCTGGCGGCCGCCTCCAGGACGCCGGTGTGTCCCACCATGTCGCAGTTGGCAAAGTTGAGGATGATCACATCGTAGAGGTCCCGGTCCATACGCTTCAGCAACTCCTCCGTCACCGGGTAGGCGCTCATCTCCGGCTTCTGGTCGTAGGTGGCCACCTCCTTGGGGGAGGGGATCAGGCAGCGCTCCTCGCCGGGGAACGGGGCCTCCACGCCGCCGTTGAAGAAAAAGGTCACATGGGCGTATTTCTCGGTCTCCGCGATGCGCAACTGCTTCAACCCGGCATGGGCCAGGACATCGCCCAGGATGTTGGTCAACTGCTCGGGGCCGTAGGCGATGGGCAGGCCGAAGGTGGCGTCGTATTCCGTCATGCAGACATAACCGGCCAGCTTCGGACGGCAGCGGCGCGGGAAACCGTCAAAGTCGTCCAGCGCCAGGGCGCGGGTGATCTCCCGGGCCCGGTCGGAGCGGAAGTTGAAGAAGATGAAGCCGTCGCCGTCCCTGACCGTGCCGACCGGCGCGCGGTTTTCCGTGATCACGGCCGGGACGACGAATTCGTCGTGCACCCCGGCGCCATAGCTGGCCTCGATGGCCTCCCGGGCCGAGGCGCGTTGTTCCCCCTCGCCGCACACCATGGCGTTGTAGGCCTTTTCGACCCGTTCCCAACGGTTGTCCCGGTCCATGGCGTAGTAGCGCCCCATGACCGTGGCGATCCGGCCGGTGCCGATCCGCCCGATCTCCGCCTCCAACTGGGCCAGGTAGTCGCTGCCGCTCTGGGGCGGGGTGTCGCGGCCGTCCAGGAGGCAGTGCACGAACACCTCCTTCACCCCTTCCCGTTTGGCCATCTCCAGCAGGGCATACAGGTGGCTGTTGTGGGAGTGCACCCCCCCGTCGGAGAGGAGCCCCGCCAGATGCAGCCTGCCGCCATTGGCCTTGGTCTTGGCGATGCACTCCAGCAGCACCGGGTTGGCGAAGAAATCCTTGTCCCGGATCGATTTGGTGATGCGCGTCAGGTCCTGATACACGATCCGGCCGGCGCCGATATTGAGGTGGCCGACCTCCGAGTTGCCCATCTGGCCGTCGGGCAGGCCCACCGCCATGCCGGAGGTATGGATCCGGACATGGGGATAGTCCGCCAACAGCCTGGTCAGGTTGGGGGGGTGGGCCAGGGCGACGGCGTTATTGTCGGGATTGGCGTTGATCCCCCAGCCGTCGAGGATCATCAGGAGAAGCGGTTTGTTCATGGGCGGACCCCGTATTCATGGAATGGTGGGTACTGTAACCACGTGGCATAACTGTAAGTCAAAACAGCCGGGGCTTCAAGCGCTATATCTCGTTTCTGTCCGGAAACCCGGACGCAAGCTGCCCAGCATGGTGCATGCACATAAAAAAAGGGCCCCGAAAACGGAGCCCTTTTTTGTAACTGGCCGAAACTTAATAGGATACTGCTGCTATGGCGGCAATCTGGGCAGTAGTCAGGCTGCTGAGAGAACCCATACCTCCGTAGTTCCCCGTGATCGCTGCCTGGATCTGAGCTGCTGTCCTGACGCCCAGCGAACCGTGGCACCCGAGGCAAACGGTATTGTAGTACGATAAGGCGTCAAAGGCCGGCGCCGAGGTGGCCGCCGATGCCTGGGCCGAAGCGGCGCTTTCGCCGGCGCTGTTCACTGCGGTGACAACGTAGTAGTAGGTCGTGCCGGCGGCGAGTCCGGTCTGGACATAGGGGCTGGTGGCGCCGGCGATCTTGGTGCCGCTCGTTTTAGAGACCCCGCTGGTGGTGGCGTAGTAGATGTTGTACGAGGTGGCACCGCTGACCGCCGACCAGGAGACGGTCACCTGGTTGGTCCCGCCGGTGGCGCCCACGCCGGTCGGCGCGGCCGGGACGACCGGGGCCGGTGCGCTGGTGCTTGCCGATGCCTGGGCCGAAGCGGGGCTTTCGCCGGAGCTGTTCACCGCGGTGACGATGTAGTAGTAGGCGGTGCCTGCGGCGAGCCCGGTCTGGACATAGGGGCTGGTTACGCCGGCGATCTTGGTGCCGGAGGCGATGGTGACGCCGGTGGCGGTTGACCAGTAGATGTTATAGGAGGTGGCGCCGGAGACCGCGGACCAGGAGACGGTCATCTGATTGGTGCCGCCGGTGGCGGCCACGCCGGTCGGCGCGGTGGGGACGGCCGGGGGCGCCGCGTTGGTGGTGGCCGATGCCTGGGCCGAAGCGGTGCTCTCGCCGACGCTGTTGACGGCGGTGACGATGTAGTAATAGGTGGTGCCGGCGGAAAGGGCGGTCTGGACATAGGGGCTGGTGGCGCCGGCGATCTTGGTGCCGGAGGCGGTGGTGACGCCGGAAGCGGTGGCATAGTAGATGTTATAGGAGGTGGCGCCGGAAACCGCGGACCAGGAGATGGTCGCCTGTTTGGCGCCGCCGGTGGCGCTCACGCCGGTCGGTGCCGCCGGGGCGGTCGGTGCCGGGACGGCAGCCAGGGTCGTCGCGGCAACCTGGACGGAGGCGGCGCTCTCGCCGACGCTGTTGACGGCGGTCACCACGTAGTAGTAGGTGGTGGCGTCGGCGAGCCCGGTCTGAACGGCGGGGCTGGCGGCATTGCTGATCTTGGTGCCGTTGGCGGTGGTGACGCCGGAAGCGGTGGCATAGTAGATGTTATAGGAGGTGGCGCCGGAAACCGCCGGCCAGGAGATGGTCACCTGCTTGGTGCCGCCGGTGGCGGTCACGCCGGTGGGTGCCGCCGGGGCGGTCGGGGTCGGCACGGCGGCGTTGGTGGTGGCCGATGCCTGGGCCGAGGCGACGCTTTCGCCGGTGCTGTTGACGGCGGTCACCACATAATAGTAGGTGGTGCTGGCGGCGAGCCCGGTCTGGACGTACGGGGTGGTGGCATTGGCGATCTTGGTGCCGGTGGCGGTGGTGACGCCGGAGGTGGTGGCGTAATAGATGTTATAGGAGGTTGCATTGCTGACGGCGGTCCAGGAGACGGTCACCTGGCCGGCGCCGCCGACTGCGGCTACCCCGGTCGGGGCTACGGGAGCCGCCGGGGTCGAGGGGACGTTGCCGGGGTAGAAATTGCCGTTGGCGATGTCGGTCACCTTGCCGCTGTAGATAACGGCGCCGGTTTTGGCGTTGATGATCGACAGGTCCCCATTGGCGACGGTGATCTTCACGTTGTCGAACATATCGTCAAGGTCGAGATGGTTGGCGATGTAGCGTGACGTGATCGGGTTGGTGTTCTGGGCGTTGTATTGCTGGAGCAGGGGTTGCAGTTTTTTCAGCAGGGCATCGACGGTCGCCGCGAGGTTCCCCTTGATCTTGCCCAGTTTGTCGTGATCGGCGTTGTCGTAGGTTTTCGACGCGTCGTCATCCCCTGCGGCGCTGGCTACGATGGCGTCGGAAAGCGGGTTGATGTTGGCGGTGCCGGTGCCTTCGGCAAAGGAGTGCAGCTTATAGCTGGTGCCGGAGGCGCTGCCGGTCGCCTGGAGGATAAAGGGGGCCTGCATGCCGGTGACATCGATGGCAAATGTGCCGTCGCCGGCGATAACGGTGGTTCTTGTCAGCGGCGTGCTCGAGGAGTCCTTGAGGCTGACCTGGCCGGACAGGGGCGCCCCGACGGCGGCCGTGCCGTTCACGGTCTGGGAGGAGAGCCCTCCTCCGCCGCCGCATCCGGCAAGCGTGAGG is a window from the Oryzomonas sagensis genome containing:
- a CDS encoding TatD family hydrolase translates to MQSEAHAGLIDTHCHLDLEPLAPHLPQALAAARRAGVTRFVVPGVHPDGWQRIRALAAAHHEILPAVGIHPMHAALADDDALSALARLAAGSVAIGEIGLDPTYPVPLEIQEAAFRGQLRLAASRGLPVLVHCRRAFQRTVQIMREERADRVGGIMHAFSGSPEMAREFIRLGFLISLSGTLTWPGAVRPLRLAREVPLEQLVLETDAPDLSPQGHRGSANQPAWMVETLLALAAAKNNTPETVAAATRDNAVRILGLSGESNVS
- a CDS encoding TIGR04283 family arsenosugar biosynthesis glycosyltransferase, producing MTNDHPPELSIIVPVLNEAAYVAPLFATLAAQQGIRFELILCDGGSEDGTPQRAARLARQVPFATEVVPAPRGRGRQMNAGAVVARADTLLFLHADSTFAAADALARGVAALRARQAAAGCHEVAGRFALRFHRSDATPSPAYFFYEAKARLDRPECIRGDQGFMLPRPFFRSLGGFDEQMPFLEDLRLADAVAARCDWLLLPAEIGTSARRFEAEGLWERQVLNAIIVNCLVAGWTEFFTTLSGLYRFDAYTGRLSLHPILDGIRTLLACRSGEWRRSFWRITGRHVAANAWQIFFWLDTRRAFSRGKGPGEVAPCWLRLYERRLKPLFGTLPAALAAAGLVRLWFGFMLMRPLQGAATKTRQTG
- a CDS encoding phospholipase D-like domain-containing protein, which codes for MAKGAPIRHNKRLVRMLRLFRHIRFVGQPVTYRRNRVVLHPDGPDFFRALFGAIRSAERYILLEYYLIRNDTTGSAFAAELLDAQQRGVPVFLIYDYIGCVETPSAYFRDLARHGIKPLSFNVPSFKRGIHWFDKRDHRKMAIIDGRRAFLGGFNIGDEYAGLVSSPVKFRDVGFSITGCAVHELERIFSETWQMERDEPPRVPTGGRDPGAPRPGRANVIIVSGGPHHRRSYIRSAFLAAITSASESVLIVTPYFVPGPRIVRSLLRAVRRGVRVRILLSAKSDVPLMRLVGRSYYTALLKAGIEICEVEREVLHAKVMLIDGERTVIGSANLDQRSFHRNFEINCIVDNNSFGKQIARMLEQDFRDSRAITLADHERRGKLSQLLEKLVNLFAWFL
- a CDS encoding fumarylacetoacetate hydrolase family protein, giving the protein MKTAKIPATDNEYLIGKILCIGRNYVDHIKELGNETPAAPVVFLKPATAVVDDGGTVVIPPYSTACHYEAELAVLIGTDGKDIPEAEALSHVAGYGVAIDMTLRDVQDTLKKKGLPWEIAKGFDTSCPLSAFTPAAQVPDPQDLTIRLLLNGAERQNGSTGLMINPVARIISYLSTIFTLEEGDVILTGTPAGVGRVQPGDGMVAEITGVGRMSVTVE
- the gpmI gene encoding 2,3-bisphosphoglycerate-independent phosphoglycerate mutase, yielding MNKPLLLMILDGWGINANPDNNAVALAHPPNLTRLLADYPHVRIHTSGMAVGLPDGQMGNSEVGHLNIGAGRIVYQDLTRITKSIRDKDFFANPVLLECIAKTKANGGRLHLAGLLSDGGVHSHNSHLYALLEMAKREGVKEVFVHCLLDGRDTPPQSGSDYLAQLEAEIGRIGTGRIATVMGRYYAMDRDNRWERVEKAYNAMVCGEGEQRASAREAIEASYGAGVHDEFVVPAVITENRAPVGTVRDGDGFIFFNFRSDRAREITRALALDDFDGFPRRCRPKLAGYVCMTEYDATFGLPIAYGPEQLTNILGDVLAHAGLKQLRIAETEKYAHVTFFFNGGVEAPFPGEERCLIPSPKEVATYDQKPEMSAYPVTEELLKRMDRDLYDVIILNFANCDMVGHTGVLEAAARAVTVVDDCVGRIVAKVREKGGAALITADHGNAEQMADDNGEPFTAHTTNPVWLLLVDDSRKDAVLREGGRLADIAPTMLKMLGLAQPTEMTGESLL
- a CDS encoding fibronectin type III domain-containing protein — protein: MTNLIKRTLAAITISSLAIIGLTLAGCGGGGGLSSQTVNGTAAVGAPLSGQVSLKDSSSTPLTRTTVIAGDGTFAIDVTGMQAPFILQATGSASGTSYKLHSFAEGTGTANINPLSDAIVASAAGDDDASKTYDNADHDKLGKIKGNLAATVDALLKKLQPLLQQYNAQNTNPITSRYIANHLDLDDMFDNVKITVANGDLSIINAKTGAVIYSGKVTDIANGNFYPGNVPSTPAAPVAPTGVAAVGGAGQVTVSWTAVSNATSYNIYYATTSGVTTATGTKIANATTPYVQTGLAASTTYYYVVTAVNSTGESVASAQASATTNAAVPTPTAPAAPTGVTATGGTKQVTISWPAVSGATSYNIYYATASGVTTANGTKISNAASPAVQTGLADATTYYYVVTAVNSVGESAASVQVAATTLAAVPAPTAPAAPTGVSATGGAKQATISWSAVSGATSYNIYYATASGVTTASGTKIAGATSPYVQTALSAGTTYYYIVTAVNSVGESTASAQASATTNAAPPAVPTAPTGVAATGGTNQMTVSWSAVSGATSYNIYWSTATGVTIASGTKIAGVTSPYVQTGLAAGTAYYYIVTAVNSSGESPASAQASASTSAPAPVVPAAPTGVGATGGTNQVTVSWSAVSGATSYNIYYATTSGVSKTSGTKIAGATSPYVQTGLAAGTTYYYVVTAVNSAGESAASAQASAATSAPAFDALSYYNTVCLGCHGSLGVRTAAQIQAAITGNYGGMGSLSSLTTAQIAAIAAVSY